In Brassica napus cultivar Da-Ae chromosome C2, Da-Ae, whole genome shotgun sequence, the sequence CTTTCCAGATGATTCACTGTTTTTCTGTCGAGCAACCTGGAGGATACTACCTGTCTGGCTTCTTGTTTGATCAGTATGAAAAGATCCCGGGCCAGAAGGCCAATTATGATAAATCTTTGATCATCTTTGGCAAAAGGATTCCGCAGAATATAAGACCACATATTCAACAAATACTGAAAATAAGTACCTTAGGTGGAGGGGGTAAATATTTAGGCTTGCCAGAGCAATTTAGTTGAAGCAAAGTTTTTAATTTCCAGGGGATTGTAGAGAGAGTTAAGGAGCAGACTTCTCTCTGGTAAACTCAATTCTTATCACCGGCTGAGAAAGAGGTTTTGATCAAATCTGTTTTACAAGCTAAACCCGTCTACCCAATGAGTTGTTTCCTACttctaaaaaatatatgtgatgGTATCAATTCTCAGCTTACATCTTTTTGGTGGGGTCAGACAGAAGGGAAGAGAAAGATTTCTTGGATATCTTGGAGAAAATTATGCTTACAAAAAACAGAAGGAGGAATGGGTTTTCGAGATTTATATGCTTTTAACAAAGCTTTACTTGCTAAGGAAGCCTGGAAGATTGAACAAAATCATCATTTCTTGTTGGCCAGATTATATAAAGGTCGTTATTACAACTCGTTGACATTCTTACAGTCGACAAGTTCAACTACGTCTTCGTATGGTTGGAAATACACCCAAGCTAGAAAGGAGTTATTGAAGAAGGGTTTGATTATGAAAATTGTTGATGGTATGAATACTCGAATATGGGAAGATCAGTGGTTGCCAGCTTTACCACCTCAGAAGATAATATCTCCGTGTTTAGTCCCCGATATGACTGTTGCAGAGCTTATCAATCCTATTACTGGAACTTGGGATGAGGATAAGTTATCTCATTTATTGTTACCCGAAGACATTGAGCTGGTCCAGCAAATCAGATTATCGAAATATAATAGACATGATCAATATGTCTGGCCTTATACAACAAATATGGAGTATACAGTAAAGTCAGGATACTGGACAACTACTCATGATTTTTATGAAGGAGATGATATTGTCCAACCTGAAGGATCGATTTCTATCAAGAGGATGATATGGAAATTGGATATTCTCCCTCAGATACAACACTTCCTATGGAGAACAGTTTCAGGTGCTTTTCCTACTTATGTTCAACTTTGTTCTCGTGGAATAAATACATATCCAGATTGTCAGATATGCTGCCTAGAGGAAGAATCTATCAACCATACATTATTTTTATGTCTCCAGCATCTGTAGTTGggtaatatattatatgatatacGTCATTGGATGTCTTTACTGCCAATGTGCTCTTTGGAATTGGTCAATCGAGAGAAGAATATGGCCGCTGATGTTTTGTCCAAACATGCTTTTGAGGATTGCAGTGATGTTGTTTTTTTCAATTCCTCCTTTATGGTTGATTGATTATATGTATAGACCTTATACAGtttgaatttaataaaaatgttgttcaaaaaaataaaataaaccaacTTTTATTTCGGACAATCCTTTAAGAGAGGATTGTGTAATTATAACATAAATGTAGTAGGGTTTGGATTTTTCGGGGTAGAGGTTTAGGGGTTAAAGTTTATAGTTCAGTATTTAAGgtttatgaaataaaatttaagataataatatttattttacttttagaCCTGAAATCATATTATGTAATACTATTTTCATCATACTGGTTATTCGAACTGAAAACCTCtgacaaaataatcaaaattcttTTCAGCTGAGTTAATGCCCTTAAGTAAATAAGTGATTTTTGAGAACAACTTGTGTCTTTGGCAAAAATAATGACAATTGTGACGCCACCAATGGTAGCTACGGGCGGCTGTCAATATTACACCTACAACTATGTACAGAACTCTAACTTTCACACCAGGAAAgaactattttttgttaaattttttaaaaatgtatcaaaataacatatatagtaGAATAGGATGAGTAAAAGGAGAAAAGATAAGtgtatatatcatataatattataagaatttcaaattttagaaatactTATCAaatgttattcaatcgtacggatttactaataaatttgattttacaatagatttgaatggatttgtttggatttttttgttaaaaatataaagactcaaatccgagggaaaacctctggatttataaatactaatccgaaaaatttaaaaatatgcatattttacttggatttataaatactacatgaatttctaaatcaatcaaaatatataaaccaataacacctccttAATTTGTGTTTAAACTACGCAGCATCAAACTTAAAGTGTGTCATTGTATTATTCGAAATTCAATCTTCGACGATTTAAGGATcattttatacaaatatatagcTCAATATACCCATACAATAAGTAAGTGAACTGATTGTGATTCTATACTCAAAAATCAGGGCTCTAATTAAGTGAGGATATTATACTTATAAcaatttactatttatttttctgCATGTAAAAACGACTTAAAACTAATGAATaagtgaaaattatatattaaaaattatcatGATTTAGtttgattataaataattatatacatgcataaacttataaaaaaattacttattatGTTCACTTATACAACTCCGAACCGACAACCCTTTCCCATATGTATACCTTAATAACATCTATcaaaattaaacataattttacaaatatatattatgaatccaagacaataaaacaaattaaatgcAAATAACAAAGCTAATATTATTTTAGCCTATTTATAATCATGAAACATTTATGTTTCAACTGAGATGAATAATGACAATCTTATATACTCAAAAAATAACTGAATCGATCAAATTGTTTTTTAGTAAAATCAGATGTTTGTTTAAAAAACTCCTATTTGTTTtgaatacatataaattacaaacgattaaaaaacttttaaaataaaatattaatcaatatcataaattatatattttgtaaatgttaATATTTCTACATGAGTACGGAAGAAGCACCTAGTTTATATATAAATGGAtggtttttaaacaatttttaatatcttacTTCCTTTTTGAAATAGTTTGTATAATGAACTCGTTGGGGATAAATTGTAAAACTCTCTACGTGTTAAAAgattgaaaaaacaaatgagAAAAAGCACCTAAAACATCAGATATATGGTGCAATTAGATGtagtttttacgaaaaatctATATATCATACACGTAAAAGAAGCGATATTTATCCCAGACAACATGATGTATAAATCGATGGTTTCATATTAGACCtttgtataatattatttatataatttataaatagaagatacatatcccctatatattaatagagaaacatttaaaaattataacatgtaatttgaactaattaaaaaagtgtCTTGCTGAATTATCACGTAATTGAAATGCTAATTTTGGTTACGTGGCGGCTTGAgaattaattaagaattttgtTAGTTGATTAGGCGTTTAAGCaaacaccaattaacctaatctgccaacaataccacagtcgaatggtatgtcattgtagcattttaggatcgaatccacaaggaaccTAATctgccaacaataccacaatcgaattcattatggaccattcatttatcaagttgaaattattatatattatttctttaaataaaacctacggaattacctaatttgattaaaatatatatgacaattaataattttaaataataaaaataattttaaataataaagatttgctaacaatttgtatactttctatcatttttgtttaattatttattattaaaataaattacacaattacattaatcaatcatataataaaaatttagatttttttatatattttgtattttgaatttttcaaaacgagtaaaaattaataaaactgttaaaaatctcatATAAACTTGtgtgatcaaggtttaaatttttttctataataagatgcaatgattataaaatcatatgaataaataattttattttagtaggtgtttatgttaatataaatgtaaatatatatatttcatatcgtttaaattaaactatacatcatatgaaaatacatagttatattttgatatctgcgttgaacatatattgaaaagtttatattttaattttgaaaacttcatattttttaaatgattataaattattgaaaccactaaacatttcacattataaaaaaaaatccttggtgtaaaattttgttacacaaatatgcaaataatcataaaatcatatgagtagaaacctcatttaataaatattcatattaaaagtatattatatgttaatatcatttaaatttaattatatatcatatacgatgaATATGAttgatgttttgatttatttaccctacaatgattgcgaataaacaagagcggtcattTCGTTTATATGTGAACACcaaattattacataatagtaaattatttaatatataattattattttattttcataatatgcagaaaaacatgaaataagtaaaaaatataaaatatttattctgcacaaggcgcagatcttaacctaagtacgTATCTcgttaataatattaaatcttaaacatttgcTAAATCTcagaccaaaacaaaataacgaaatgagaataaactaaaaaatcaatatttatatcaatcaataaccaaaatgaaaaaaacacaaaatgagaaaaatattgaagatagataggattgacacgtgaacgtaaccttctcataaccataattaacttttaaattgctaaatcatgatataaaaccgagctggcatagtttcattgtaaccaaatagtatgtatgagattcttcggcctaaacgttaggttcttatgcgataagtgattttttgacataaaatatttttaaaaataagatcaGCTCAggagtaaaaaaattatgtaattaacaaaaaagtttttaaaaagttgtttaaaggccaaaaatattaaaattcgatcaaacataaaaattttattttttcatatgatatatattaaataattttcatatgaatttatCTTGCGcaatgtcttatcctagtacatcaagaaaagaagagaagttTAGAGGCAGCCTtaaatcatgtttttatttaaatatataatagcaTTACATTTGGAAGTCCTAAATAGACGGTATTCCAAAAATAAACGCATGACTGCATATAATTTGTTCAAGAGAAGAACTTGTAGTCACTGGCAGACATGATAATGGTTCTGAGGCCACCAATGGGAGCTACGATCGTTAATAGTACGCCGACCACTATGCAGAACTGCAATTTTCACATAAAGAAACAACAATTTGTTGtcaaatttaacaaaattaaataaaatgacaTATATGGTGGAATATGATGAGTAAAAGGAAATATACCCAGTTAAGAGACCAAGACAATCCATACTTCTTTGGTTTCTTGAGAATCAACCACATTATGCATGGCAGCTAATCATAGGAAAAATGAAAAAGTGTATCAGAATAATTTATTATGGTTTCTTTGAAATATAAGATTATTCTTAGTTTTGTCAACAGAATTACTTACGTAGTAAGTTGTTGGGGCAAAGGCAAATCCTCCAAAAAAGCCGAGTAATCCACCAAAGAATGGAATGCATATGCCAATGAACATGGTTAAAGCTGTTCCATCAAGTAGTCAGTGTAGttcatattttgttatataagaGTAGTGATTCAATCTGAATtaagagaaaacttaccaaCATATGAAGTTCGAGTGATGAAACGGAGTTTGAAGGAAGGATCAAACATCATTTGTTTTACCAAAAAGGTTTCAAGCATATCAAAAACCGGCATTGCGAATATCTGATAGCTTCCAATAACATGAATAACCACGAATGAGTTAGCCATGACGATAAGCCAAGTTGGTTTCTCCAGTGACATAAGAATATTGTCATCCACAGTATTTCCAAATATATAGTAGCAAACAAATGCAACAGGAAAATAGCAGATGGCAACCACGATGTAGGCAACAACCACTCCTCTCCACATTGGGACCTTAGATGGTTTCTCGGGAGTTGAAGGAATAGTAGCTTGAATCTCCAACACCACATTATGACCAGCATATGCAAATGCGACATCTCCTAGTGCGTTCATGAAGTTGAACACTTTTCCTGAACTCGTCGTGGCTCTAAACGTGTAGTCTACATCTGGTTGTACCCCTTTCTTCACCGAGGCTCCCCAAGCAATTGTCGAGTAGCTGCATTTATTACATATAAATCCATATTAAGAAATCTCACATTAACTATAAGTTACATACTGAAATAGTATATAGGCAAGCTATGAAATTCACTAGTTATCGATTGATTTTGAGTTGAAAGCTACAAGTAAATATGGAAGCctaatcgatttttttttgataaatggttaaaaacttataaacaatATAGAGccattttaatcaaatttatcatTATCATATGTATGAACTTGGAATTACCTTAAGGACATAACGGCTGCAGCGAGGGAGACACCCGATATGGAGTTAAAATTAGGAAGGTGAGAGAGAACAAAGTGTACGGAAGCAAATATCATAATCCAAAAGCTAGTTCTTATCTCTTTGCAATCAGTACAAAGAAGGTCATGGATTTTTTTCAATGACTTTCCTCCCGTCACCATGTACACAATGTTCACACCTACTTCAACAATTAGCTGTTGTGGCACCACAATCCATAGTCCAAGCTTCTCTCCAAATGCGTGCTGTCCCAGCTCGTGGTACCTGTCGAACCTCTTCCCTGGAACCATCTCGTGCATCTCCACCATTTGCCATATGGTGTAAAACGTTATCAGCCATGACATAATCATGACTGTCACTCCAGGTCCCCtgccatcaaatttataaaagaatcaataactaaaatattagtGGTCAGTCTCAAACTCTTTGTAGATCATGAGcaaatttgttgttaaagatatgttaacatttaaaaaatgttcgatttaacatttttaatttttatacaggTTCTAACTTGTAtacacattttaaaatattttatgtttttttccctTTAAATCATGAATTGTTCGATTGCTTTAGATACATATTAACATATACGACATTACTAATCAGCTTGGAATCGTCATCAAATCAAAAGTAAACATGTATATTGTAAGTGTGTTTGACATTAATAAGATATATAACTAGATATTTCACTTTGAGATCTTTATAAATAATCAGTTTGAGATAGTATGGTATAATACCATCCTAGGTTGGACATGGCATAGGGCAAGCTGAGTACACCAGCACCGACCATGGCTGTTACATTGTGAAACGCGGAATACCACCATTTAGCGTTTCTGGAAGACGTTATTGGCAACCAATCGTCCACTTTCTTCTGCCTTGCAGATGCAGCCTCGTGTGTGGACAATTGATTTTCCCCCATATTATTTCTTCTCTTGGGTACAAAAGACAATGCCTACCAAACATGAATTGAAACCAAGAGAGGGAGAGAAAAAGGTGACACACAAAAGATACTGTCAGGCACAATTATACAACACCGACGTTGTTAGATTTGTACCTTGCAATGATAAAAGCTGGTTTCTCTCGATTCAGTTATACAACTTAATTCCACTATTTTGTTCTGTTTTATCTTTTTAGTtagttaaaaatagaaagaatgtGTGGATATACAGGTTGTGTGTAGCCTATACGATACGTTAGTTCGTTTTCTGTTTGATAAGATAGTCATGAGCTGGGGGTCATGGGAACGTTCTGGTGTATGTTCTGTAATTACATAACCTACTACTTTGGATTCTTTGTATTTTCCCATATTTTGGTGTGGAGATTTTTTAAAGTCAATGCGTCTTCAAAATGCATGAATTTAGGGGTTGCCATGTAGAGTGTTTTGATATTCTTAACCAAATATCATGAATAAGGTTTGTACTGTTTAGTTTAGTCAATAACTGACTTCTTTTGTTGCAACTGTTAAATTGAATTACTAATCTAGGACGGTTATAACAGTCACAACatttaagataaataattaataaataatctaGGACGGATATATAACAACTTACAACATATTGAGAACCCCACATTTGTAAACTAAGATCTATTTTGAGAACATTTCATCGACGATATTTTTATTGCGATactattaatgaaatttaatactagtatttatatatctatgttgtttaggataaatatatatagattcttTTACATGTATCGTGTATAGATTTTTTTGTGAAAactacatataattttttttttgataaaaaatgtcATCTGATAAACTGTATTTGTTAACTACAATAAAAGAATAACATTGTACGTAATATCTAGTTcttttagatgagttttagaAATCTCGTATTATCATTTGACAAATAGATGATGACTCATCTTGTCAGCTTCACGTTTGTAGTTATGAAACTGGTTAAAATCATGTAACACAATTCGTCTTAAATGGGTCGAAGAAAACCAAAACttgataattaaattaaaaaaaaaaagaatgaaagaaaATAGTCTAAATGTTGTTTCGTTCATCGCCTAGACTTATTTTTGGCGGCTGCACTCTTAGTGGTCGCTTGGTTTGACTTTGAAGTTGCAGGAGCTGCTTCTTGTTTATCTTGCTTGGTCACTGAACCTTGCGAGCCACGGATTTGAGCTGTTCGCTTGTCCTTTCTCCTGGGTCTGTAACTTGACCTCTCCCTTCTCAGAAGCCATATTTCAGGGTCTGGAGGTGGACCCGGGTTTGCCGGATCAAATCCTTTGGGATACTTTGGTTTTCTTCACTTCTTCCTGGATTGCTAAAGTAGCAGCCACAACACTGTAACATCCAGAGTTGTTATATATAGAAATGCTTAACATGATTGATTTGGCTActtatgtcaccaaagttgacttaccttttccgtcacacgtccgtttagaactccagagttaagtgTGTTTAGACTGGAGTAGTGAAATGATgggacctatcgggaagtgattcgcgataccgtgcGGTAAGGCCAAAGCACGGAGAAAATTTATATGGTGATTGCAGGGTTAGTAAACATTCGGGCCTGGAAAATTTACGGACTGACCGTTGGAACGGGATGAGGCCCACGGCCCGAGAGAGCGGgagtgggtggcccattagagTGGGCGATCGGAGcattacaagtggtatcagagctggttagccatcttGGTTTTGACCTaagaggcgtcttgagacctaTCGTGGGGCGTAACGAGGATGTTGTGTTCTTTGAGAGGGgatgaattgtaacatcccgagttgttaTATATGGAAAGGCTTAATCGGATTGATTTGGCtatctatgtcaccaaagttgacttaccttttccgtcaaacatccgtttagaactccagagttaagcgtgcttggactggagtagtgaaaggatgggtgacatatcgggaagtgattcgcgataccgtgcgagtgaggccaaagcacggggaaaggttatgtggtgattgcaggaTTAGTAACAATCATTCCAAGCCTTGGAAATTTTATGCACCGGCCGTTGGAACGGGCTGGGGACCACGGGTCGATAGCAGGCATGGGTGgtccattagccgtgggcggtgGGGCCGTT encodes:
- the LOC106395622 gene encoding lysine histidine transporter-like 2; this encodes MGENQLSTHEAASARQKKVDDWLPITSSRNAKWWYSAFHNVTAMVGAGVLSLPYAMSNLGWGPGVTVMIMSWLITFYTIWQMVEMHEMVPGKRFDRYHELGQHAFGEKLGLWIVVPQQLIVEVGVNIVYMVTGGKSLKKIHDLLCTDCKEIRTSFWIMIFASVHFVLSHLPNFNSISGVSLAAAVMSLR
- the LOC125581794 gene encoding lysine histidine transporter-like 2, producing MNALGDVAFAYAGHNVVLEIQATIPSTPEKPSKVPMWRGVVVAYIVVAICYFPVAFVCYYIFGNTVDDNILMSLEKPTWLIVMANSFVVIHVIGSYQIFAMPVFDMLETFLVKQMMFDPSFKLRFITRTSYVGKFSLNSD